The DNA region GTGCCACCGTCCCGCCCGCACCGGCGGACGTGCTGACCAGTTCGGCGCCGGGCGCGGAAATCCCCACGTAGGAACCGGATTCCGTCTGCACGGCCTCGCCCGCCTGATTGGTCGACCCCACGGCGAGCACTCCCGGCGTCGCGGTCGGGTACGACGTCTGGCCCTGCTGGGTCCCCGCGGCGGGCGAGACGATCAGCGCGCCCTTCTCCCTGGCACGCGAGACGGCGCCGGTCAGCGCGGGGCTGTCGGACGCGGCCGGGACGGCGATCAGGATGATCCCGGCGCCGCGGTTCAGCGCGGTTTCGATGGCGCCCGCGAGCTGCCCTGGATCACCACCGCCGTTCACCTGGGTGTAGCGGATCGGCAGGATCTTGGCTCCGGGCGCGATCCCGGTGAAGGTCGTGGACGGATCCGGTTGCGCGCCGACGATCCCGGCGGCGATCGTGCCCCGGCCGTCGCAGTCTTCGGCCTCGGTGCCCTGTCCGCCCAGCAGCTGTCCCGGCGCGAACTGGCCGTTGCCGCCGTCGACCCCGGTGCCGATCACCGCGACCAGCTGGCCGGTGCCGCGGGACAGCGGCCAGAGCCGTACGGGATCGATCAGCCGCTGTCCCCACGGGACGGCCGCGGTGTAGGTGCCCGTCGGGTTGGCGCACTGCTCGGCGACCGCCGTCGACGGGACGGGGGTGCCGAGCAGTGCCACGAAACCGACGCATCCCGCGACGGCACTTTTACCGGCAAAGCCCACCATTCCTCCAGAATCCCCTTGTCACACAAGGGAATTCTAGTGCGCCACGTCAGCGCAGGTCCATCCCGAGGTCGAGCGCGGGTGAGGAATGCGTGAGCGCGCCGACGGCGAGGAAGTCCACACCGGACTCCGCGTACGCCCGCGCGACGTCCAGCCGCAGACCGCCGGAGGATTCCAGGCGGGTCTTCGGGGAAACCTCGTCACGCCGGTCGACCGCTTTCGCGCATTCGTCGGGGGTGAAGTTGTCCAGCAGTACCTCGTCGGCGCCCGCGGTGAGCGCCTCCTCCAGCTGGGCAAGGTCGTCGACCTCGACCTCGCAGTGCAGTCCGGGCGCGTGCTCGCGCGCGGCGGCGAGCGCGGCGGTCACCGAACCGGCGGCGACCACGTGGTTGTCCTTGATCAGCACCGCGTCGCCGAGCCCGAGCCGGTGGTTCACCCCGCCGCCCGCGCGGACGGCGTACTTCTCCAGCAGCCGCAGCCCCGGCAGGGTCTTGCGGGAATCCCTGACCTGGCAACCGGTTCCCTCGACCGCGGCCACCCAGGCCGCGGTCGCGGTGGCG from Amycolatopsis sp. EV170708-02-1 includes:
- a CDS encoding S8 family serine peptidase, giving the protein MVGFAGKSAVAGCVGFVALLGTPVPSTAVAEQCANPTGTYTAAVPWGQRLIDPVRLWPLSRGTGQLVAVIGTGVDGGNGQFAPGQLLGGQGTEAEDCDGRGTIAAGIVGAQPDPSTTFTGIAPGAKILPIRYTQVNGGGDPGQLAGAIETALNRGAGIILIAVPAASDSPALTGAVSRAREKGALIVSPAAGTQQGQTSYPTATPGVLAVGSTNQAGEAVQTESGSYVGISAPGAELVSTSAGAGGTVAHRWPVSDPSLAAAHVAGVAALVRAYHPGLSPEQVVARLTLTAHRGPSGGHDPRRGWGAIDAYAAVSASIPAGTPGPGGPPSVGPDTFVVPAAAPAPTKADKVSGVLAIAGVALAVAAGVVVAAVRRGKRRGWKPSRFRAS
- the nadC gene encoding carboxylating nicotinate-nucleotide diphosphorylase; this encodes MSEFSPWVVKALTDHGLDVADVQRVVTTALAEDLRYGPDATTNATVPESARALAELTPRSAGVVAGIPVALAVFDVVLGSSLEILAARDDGDRLTAGEPALVVRGPVRGLLTAERTALNLLCHLSGIATATAAWVAAVEGTGCQVRDSRKTLPGLRLLEKYAVRAGGGVNHRLGLGDAVLIKDNHVVAAGSVTAALAAAREHAPGLHCEVEVDDLAQLEEALTAGADEVLLDNFTPDECAKAVDRRDEVSPKTRLESSGGLRLDVARAYAESGVDFLAVGALTHSSPALDLGMDLR